The following DNA comes from Peribacillus sp. FSL E2-0218.
TACCCTGGAGGAATATGAGGGGATTGAATTCATTAATGGAAGAAATGAACTCAATGTTGGATACGCAGCGGACGCCTATGCCAGGGTGAAGGGCATTTCGGCATTGATCACCACTTTTGGTGTTGGGGAAATGAGCGCATGTAATGCAGTGGCGGGTGCCTACAGTGAGGATGTGCCGCTCATTCATATCGTGGGGTCGCCAAAGTCCATGATGCAAAAAAAGAAGGCGATTGCCCATCATACGTTAATGGATGGAGATTTTGATGTTTTTCGTAAAGTATATGAGCATATCACGGGCTATACAGTGGTTCTTACACCCGAGAATGCTGCTAGGGAGATACCGGCAGCCATCAGGATCGCGAAGTCAAAGAAAAAGCCGGTTTATATGGTAGTGGCTATCGATCTTGTTACAAAACCGTTGCTTTCTCACAGTGAGCCATTGGAAAACGAGGCCAAAACGAACCAGGTCGCGCTGCAGGCAGCAGTCGAGCAGATACAAAAAATGCTAGAGCCGGTAAAGAAAGCTGCACTGCTTGTCGATATGAAAACACTGCGGTATAACCTTGGAGAATCTGTGCAGGAGCTTGCTGAACGGTTTAATGTACCGGTCGCTTCGCTAATGCAGGGGAAAAGCGGTTTCGATGAGAGCCATCCTCAGTATATCGGTGTTTACGGCGGGGCGTTCGGCAGTCAGGAAGTGACCAAGACCGTTGAAGAAGCGGATTGTATCATTGCCGTTGGGCCGGTTTGGTCTGACACGAATACCTCAAAAGAGACAGCAAAGCTTGATCGGCTGAAAATGGTCGAAATCCAACCTGATTCCTTGAAAGTGGGTGCAGCCAGTTATATGAACGTCAAGGCGGAGGATATCCTGGATGCACTCAAGGACATCGGCTTCAGGCAGGAGGAATCGGTTACAGCCATCGCGTTCCCATATGACACAATGGCTGGTGACTCATCCGCACCACTGAATGCGGCTTCTTATTATCCCCGGATTCAGCAAATGTTAAAGGAAGATGACATTGTGGTCACGGAAACGGGAACATTCTCTTATGGCATGTCACAGGTTAGGCTGCCAAAGGGTGTGACCTATATAGCGCAAGGAGGATGGCAAAGCATCGGGTATGCCACACCTGCTGCTTTCGGCGCTTGTATTGCGGATAAAAACCGCCGTGTTCTATTGTTTACCGGTGACGGCTCGATACAGCTTACTGCACAGGAAATAAGTTCGATGCTGGAAAATGGCTGTAAACCTATCATTTTCATCCTCAACAATGACGGCTATACGATCGAAAAATTCTTGAACGTCAAGGTTGATATCGAAAAACAGAAATACAATGAGATACCAGCGTGGAATTATACAAAATTGCCTGAAGCATTTGGCCAGGAAGCCTTCACTGCCAGGGTCGAGACGAACAGGGAATTGGATGATGCCATCTCAAATGCTCAGGATCTCAACGGTGAAAAACTGTGCTTGATCGAACTGATCGTGAAAGACCCCATGGATGGACCGGAGTATATGCAAAAAATGAGGCAGTACCTAGAAAAGCAAGAGAACTAAAGTAATACCATCCCACCCCTGAAGATGATTTTTCCTGCATTATTCAAGAAACTGAGGGACCCCGCTAGATTATTGCGGCGGGAGGCTAGGCAGCCATTCACGGAAAGGGTGCGGAATTATGAAACCAACAAAAAAGGCCTTCTGATGAAGGCCTTTCAGACTGTAGACAAACTCGATGAAAATCGAGTTTGTCTATTTTTATGGCCTGTACAATTTAGACGTTGATTTCCACTCCAGGCACTCGCTTTCCGCGGGCGGTCGGGGAGCCTCCTCGGCTTTGCCTGCGGGGTCTCCCCTAGACGCGCTTTTCCCGCAGGAGTCTCGTACCTTCCGTTCCAATCAATTTTGTCTTACCTTTTAGATAGAACACTTTTGACTGGAGTCATTTTTGTTTTAAAATTGAAGTATTAAAACTTGAGGTGATGAGGATGCTTTCTAAACATGATTCTATTCAGCGAGATCAACTTGAAATGATTACTTTAGATCAACTGGTGCCACCGAACCATTTGGTTCGTAAAATGGAGGCTGCCATTGACTTCACTTTCATTTATGACTTGGTGAAAGATATGTACTCAGAGGTAGGACGCCCAAGTATTGATCCAGTTATTTTAGTTAAACTGACTTTCATTCAATATACCTTCGGTATTCGTTCCATGCGTAAAACGATTGAAGAAGTTGAAACCAATATGGCTTACCGTTGGTTCTTAGGCTATGGTTTCCATGATAAAGTACCTCATTTCTCTACGTTCGGAAAAAATTATGAGCGACGCTTTAAAGATACAGACCTGTTTGAACAGATTTTCTGTCGCATTTTAATGACAGCTGCTAATAAAAAGGTAATAAGTGTAGAACACGTTTTCGTGGATTCCACACATGTGAAAGCCAGTGCGAATAAACGGAAATTTGAAAAGAAAATCGTTCGTAAAGAAACACGAGCGTATCAAGGACGTCTTCAAGAAGAAATCAATCAAGATCGTGAAAACCATGGAAAGAAGCCTTTTCCACCAGATAAATTTGATAAGGAAGAAACCAAAGCAATTAAAGAAAGTACTACGGATCCTGAGAGTGGCTACTATGTGAAAGATGAACGAACAAAACAGTTTGCCTATTCATTCCATGCGGCCGCAGACGGCAACGGTTTTGTATTGGGAACGATTGTAACACCTGGTAATACACATGACAGTCATATTTTGGAGCCACTTGTTGAGCAAGTGATTGAGAAAGTTGGAAAACCAGAAGCAGTTGCCGCAGATGCAGCTTATAAAACACCAGCGATTACAAGCTACCTATTTAACAAAGAAATCACACCTGCTTTACCCTATACACGTCCTCGTACAAAAGAAGGATTCTTTCGCAAACATGACTATGTTTACGATGAACACTTTGATTGTTACCTTTGCCCTTCGGGAGAAACTTTAAAGTACTCAACAACAAATAAAGAGGGCTATCGCGAGTACAAATCGCCCAAACAAATTTGTGCAACATGCTCATTTTTATCACGGTGTACGGAAAGCAAAGACCATCAAAAAGTAGTGACACGGCATATCTGGCAAGCATATGTGGAAGAAGCAGATCATCTGCGTCATCATCAAGAGGTAAAACCTATATATGCGAAACGCAAAGAAACGATTGAGCGTGTATTCGCAGATGCAAAAGAAAAGCATGGTATGCGTTGGACTACTTTAAGGGGACTTAAAAAATTGTCGATGCAGGCGATGCTTACTTTCGCTGCCATGAATGTAAAGAAGATGGCCACTTGGACATGGCAAGGTCCTAAAACGGCTTAACATAGCGGCTCGAAGAGCCCAAATCTCGTAACCTTTGGTTAAAATTTCAAAGGAATTTCAAAAGGGGTTCGGAATTTTTTAATTCCGAACCCCTTTTGTCTACAAACTGAAAGGCCTTCTGATGAAGGCCTTTTTTTTTGGATAGATGATGTAATTGCGTCAGTGAACTCTGCACGGACGAATCATAAACAAGAATGGCAAGTTAAGAAGTAGAAGTAACCAGAGGATCATATCAATTTTGGTCAATGTCATTTCAAAATTGGAACCGCGAATTCTGAAAATAACAGTATTATAAAACTATCATGCAAGAAGTGGCAAACAGATATAACTATTCTTTTGGAGTTTGCCTATTCCTGCAGGTAAAAGGGCATGAAATTTATCATTGGGGCAATTAATGGAGTGAACGAAGAAAATCTCAACAATAATCAGCTTTTCACAAGCAGGAAAGACATCCACCACAGCAGGCAGATGATAAAAAATGATTTAAAGAAAGCTTTTTATTAAAACAAACAATGGTCTATTATCGGAAAAATGGGTGATATAGCCCAACGAAAGGAATCATCAAGACTGGAAGGTCCCTGTATCATGAGCCAACTCAATTATGTGATTATGGAAATGCAAAGTTTATTGCGTGAGGTATGAGGAAAAGGAAGTATTGGTCTTATAAATAGTTTTTTCTAGTGTGATTATTCTTGCTGCGATTATCCATAAATTAGGGTTTGAAGCAGTCTATGTAATCGTGGTACTGCTAAGGTTAATGAGCGTGCAAGGCGTTAAACATTTACAGAAAAAGGAGTGAAATATCAGATTCTATTAACTTATATTAATAGAATCTTGAAGCTAATACGGTATGGCCCATGCCCTTTACTGTGCTTATATGATATATGGGGTAAAATTCATTTGGAAAACGGAGTTTAAAACATGAATAGAAATGAAAAAGGGTACATGGAATATGGTTTTTATAAAAAATATTGGATTAAACTTAATAAAATGGTTTTAAGAAATATAGGCGGTTTATTGCCTCAATCGGATCATCCTTTCGGTAAAATACTAGGAAGGAACTTCAGGAACTTTGTAGCGAGACAGATTGTTGTGGAATTCGGTAAAGGAATTAGCGTCGAAAGAGGGGCTAATCTTCAGGAAGGGGTTATATTGAAGGATGGATGCACTGTTGGAATTAACTGCCTAGTAGGTGCAGATGCAGTTATAGGCAAAAATTCTAAATTGGCTCCTGATTGCATAGTTTATACAAGAAACAAGCAATTCCACAAGGACGTGGGAAGATTTTACGATTACAGTCCAATCCAACCGGTAATTATCAGGGATAATTGTTGGATTGGAGCGAGGGTCATCATTTTACCTGGAGTGGAAATTGGGGAGAGCTGCGTAGTTGGAGCTGGAGCCGTCGTCACTAAAAGTATGCCGCCATTCTCAGTTGTGGCAGGTAATCCAGCAAAAGTGATGAAGAGCTTACTGGAAGAAGAAAATAAAACGTAATATATTCCAGGAAAACTAACTCCCTATTAATATGATTTTGTGAGAATTAATGAAATCTTGTTATAAGGTTTCATTTTCTTTTTCATCAGCAAATTTCCAGCAACTTCTTTCCTGTGCACATGAAACATCAATAGATTCGTCGAAACGTATATAGTGCTCACCCCATCCAAGGCAGCGAAACCGGATAACGATTAGGGGGGAGTCAAAGATGTGTCATTCCATATGCTGTATTGGAAAAAATAGGTAAGTAAATCCATGTAACTAACTATCTGGAATATACAAAGTTAGCATTTCTGCTGAACTTGAAATGGTTAAGCTGTTGTCCTGTTTCAAAAATGGAACGCTTCAATTTCTTTTTGGGATATTGGTACATTAAATGTAGAATTTTGTGACAAATGAAGCAGATTTTTATAGAAAACTTCAAATTAAGTTCACCTGATCAACAATCCTATCCTCTACTCATAAAGCTGCATATCCTAAACACAGTCCCCAGAACTAAATTTTCCAGAAAAAAATCGGCATTTATCAATCGTGCCAGTTACCTACAGCTAAGATGTTCCATTTCAGTCATCCCTAATAGTAATCATTTTCCCATATAGAGCCTCTTAATCCATGACTGGATGTAAGCCCGGCCACCTCCGTTATAAATAATGGGGCTAAAAGCCGGCTAAAACTAAGGCACAAGGCTGGTATAATGTTTTAATCAAAGGGAATGGTAGCCTCTTGTATCAATATTCGATAAACGAGCCGTCAATCTCCCCGAATATAGAAGTAAGTTAATAATACAATAAGATGGGGAAAGGATAGTAGTATGGATCTGTGGGCAGAGCCCTTACGAAAATGTAAATCGTTTCATTGTTTAATTGAATTTACATTACAATCCCTTTATATTGAAAAGGTGGCAGTTTATTAGGTGAATTCAAGCAAGGATATGAAAATGGAGAGGATCGGTTTTTTACGTGATGGTTATATGGATGGTCGGTTTTACTATTTTATTGGCTCTATTTCTACTATATACGTTAGTTCCTACGGTGCTTATCCGTGGATTCGGATTGGGAATAACCAAAAATATAAAGAAAAATGGCGGGGTAGCATTAACTTTTGATGATGGGCCCAACCCTGAATATACAATAAGATTGCTCGATCTTTTAAATAAGTATGAAGTAAAAGCTTCGTTCTTTGTGGTTGGCAGTAAGGTGAAGAAGAATCCTGAAATCATTAAACGAATGCATGAGGATGGGCATGTGATTGGAATCCATCATTTTGACCATGTTTCAAGTTGGGTCCTTTCACCATTTCAATTAAAGAAGCAATTGGGTATGACCGAAAAGGCAATAACTGAATGTACGAAGGAAAAGGTCGGTTTTTATAGGCCTCCATGGGGACATTTCAATATTTTCACACCTATTCTTAGCAAGAACTATAGGGTGATCATGTGGTCGGCCATCTTTGGTGATTGGAAAGTGGATAATTGCAGAAATAACCTGCTTGAGAGATTACGGACAACTTCCAATGAAGGCGAAATTTTACTACTGCATGACTGTGGTGAAACATTGGGAGCGGATAAGGAGGCACCACTGCATATGATTGAAAACTTGGAAATTTATTTACGCGAAAGTAAAGAAAAGGGAACGAAGTTTGTTACGTTAAGAGACATATAAATTCTGGGGGTACCATGAATATCGATACGATTTTACACTTCATTAATATATATGGATACCTGATCATTTTTCTTTTTTTGTTCCTCGGTATCGTTGGAATTCCCGCTCCTGAAGAATCGCTCCTTTTTTTAATTGGAGTGTTGATCGTCCAAGATAAACTCGCCTTTGGGCTATCGGTATTATCTGCTTTTCTGGGTGCTTTTATAGGGATGCTCGTAGCTTACGTTTGTGGGAAATATGTGGGGTACCCATTTATAAATAAATATGGTAAGTACGTTGGGATTACCAATGAGCGTTGGGAAAAGGCAAAAATAAATTATATGGAAAATATCCAAAAGACGATCGTATTTGGATTTTATATACCTGGGATGCGGCAAATTAGCCCTTATTTTGCTGGGATATCCAATATCCCTTTCCGTAAATTTTTCTTTCTTTCCTTATTGGGCACTTTCCTCTGGACTGTCCCCTTTATAGTGGCTGGATATTATATGGGGAATGCATTCAATATAAACCCTGAATATGTTCCGTATTTAGGTGTCTTTTTCTTATTTATTTTTGTATTATATGGCACTTTCAAATATATTAAAAGAAAGAAACAAAAGTCCAGTAATTGAGAGTCACTTCTTTTCCATGAAGCGTTAGCACTGATTTCCTATTGGAAAATAAGTTTATCAATGGAGACTTATTATACTTTGAACTATCATTGGAATTCTCGACAACAAGAACGTGTACAGCAAAGATGATAATTTATTGTAGCAGGATCTCCGTTCCGAGCCTGCTAGTATTTGTCTATATGAAATATGGTATTCAAAGTATGATTTCTTAGGAGATGACACGTATGAAAAAGATTTTGTTTTTACCTCTCTTTCGAATGCAGTCAGGACATCATCAAGTTGCTGAGGCATTAATGGATATGTTGAAGAAGCATTCAAACGGTATCGCTTTTAAAAAAGTGGATTTGATAAGCTATACAAATAATTCTTTAGAAAAAATGGTGACAACTGGTTACCTAAAATGGATCAGGTATGCACCAGAAACTTATAACCTCGCCTATAAAAACCTTTTCTATGTTCCAACATCGAAGGAATGGGCATTCAAATGGTATCAAACTATATTCTTAAGAAAGATGGAACAATTGATAGCTGAGGAAAAACCCGATTTAATCGTATGTACACATGGTTTTCCTTCCTATCTTTTGAGCCAGTTAAAGATAAAAGGGAAATGCAATATCCCCATCATTAATGTATACACGGACTACTTCATTAATAATGTGTGGGGGACACAAGGGATAGATGCCCATTTTCTCCCTAGCCAAGAAGCAAAAGAAAAGTTAATGAGCATGCGTGAAATACCAAAACAAAAGATGATGGTCACCGGCATCCCCGTCCATGAGGACATCACTAAAATCGCCAGTGAACCAAAAACATCGGATCGCCCTAAAATTTTGATATCGGGGGGGAATAGCGGCCTGGGCGGGATCTTGAATATAGCTGCCCAATTAAAGACGTCGACCGAGTTCGACTACTTCGTACTTTGTGGCAATAACAACAAACTGTATGATGAAATCCAATCTTGGAATTTGGCTCATATCAAGCCTTTATCCTACATCTCATCAAGAGTTGAAATGAATAAGCTTTATGAAGAGGTTGATGCCATCGTTACGAAGCCGGGCGGTGTCACCATAAGCGAAGCATTACGAAAAAGGCTGCCGATTTTCGTCCATTCCATGCTTCCCGGCCAGGAGGAAATTAATTTAAAGTATTTAAATGAACAAAAGCTTGTATTCGAGCTTAATCAGAAAAGGCCATTTGAACAACAAATGAAGGAAACGTTGTTGAACCAGGAATTAATGGAGAAATGGACCACTTCGATCGAGTCCTATCATAAGGAAATTGAACTTGATAAGCCTGAGGGGATGGTTGAAGTGATGAAGTTGATCATTAATCTCGAAGAAGCCAGCGACCTTCCGTATATGAGCAGTCAAACTAAAGTCATTTAAGGCATGGACTGCGTTACAGATGGGACGAGCTTCATCCCCTCCATGATCAAGTGTATCAATATCACTTGATCATGGAGGGGAGTGGGCTCATCCTTTATTAATGGTGCGGGTGCGGGATATATAGGGGCTTCCTGTCACCCAAAAACGCCACGGATAATCCTTGGCTTCCCCAGAGTTATCGATCCCGATGCGGGGGCCGCAGGAAATGTGTTCAGGCTGCTTCCCGACAGCGAGATAAAGAGGGGGAGCCGTATAGGATCGGCCATAATCCTCCATGGTGATGCCCAGTGCTTTTGTCAGCTTTCCAGGACCATTCGTCCATTTGCGCATGTCGGCAATGCCGCGCCTTTCCTGCATGGTCTCAAGGCCTGAATAAGGTTCAACCGCCCGGATTAAAATGGCTTCCGGGTTCCCGGCCCCGCCGCTTACGACGTTGACCAGAGTATGGGTGTGCATGACGTATGTATAAATCAATCCAGACTTGCCGAACATCACTTCCGTCCGTTTTGTCCTTCTATTTCCAAAACTATGTGCAGCCCTGTCAAGAGGACCCATATAGGCTTCGGTCTCCACGATGAATCCAGAAGCGGTTCCAGTCGGTGTTTCTTTTACAAGCAGGCACCCGAGGAGGGATTTTGCCAGCTCGAGCGTGGGTTGTTCATAAAAATCGCCTGATAAGATTGAATGGTTCGTTATTTCGGTCATATGATCACTCCATTTTATTGCTTACAGGTAAGTTTCCCTAATCAAAGAAGAAGAAACATCGATTTGAAGGGATTAACAAGGCCGGCTGAACCACTCAGCCGGCCTTGTTTTTGTTCAACTTAATTCTTTTTCCGTTTCTTGATCTTTTTTGATTCTGCCGGATCCCACGGAAAGTGCCACTAATATGCCCGCTGCAACAAAAAAGATACCAGTGACGAAAACACTGGAAAAGGCATCTATCCAAGCGTTTTCGATCGTTTTTATCAGGACGCTGCCAACTTCAGCAGGTACTTTAAGATTCTCGGGATAAAGCATGATGTTGAATAACTTATCCGTTTTATCCGCTAGTGCAGTCAGTGCCTCGTGCAATATCGGATTCTTTTCGCTTAGTGCTGCATCATCCATATTTTTCTGTAGGTTATGATTCATGACTGCGTTTAAAATCGTGATGCCCATCGTCCCGCCTATTGATCGGAAGAAGGTAGAGGCCGCCGTGACCGATCCAAGCTGTGACTTAGGAAATTCATTTTGAACGGCAATCATCAATGTCGGCATGACAAGCCCCATCCCGATTCCAAGAACGGCCATGAAGGAATAGGCAGTGTAAATCGTCGTACTGCCATCCATCGTACTCATTAGGAAGAAGCCTAAAGTCGCGATGGCCATTCCAAAGGTAAGCACTGTGCGAAAACGGAAGGTTAATAACAACCTACCGCCTACGATACTGGAAAGAATTAAACCGACCATCATGGGAGTCATGGTCGATCCCGCTTTTGTAGGTGAAACGCCAAGCACTCCTTGCATGAACAGGGGAACGAACATGATCGCCCCGAACATGCCGAGGCCAAGCAGGAATCCGAGAATATTGGTGGTCGCAAAAACACGATTTTTAAAAAGGGCTAAATCAAGGATCGGTTCAACTGCTTTTCTTTCAAAAATGATGAATAGAGAAATGAAGATGATGGTAAAGCCGAAAATCAAGAGAGATTCAAGGGATGCCCAATCGAACTTATCACCACCGAATGTCAAGCCCAATAATAATAGGACAATACCAGGTATCAAGGTGAAGATGCCAAGATAATCAATATTCACTTTCTCCGTTTTACTGATCGACTCATGTTTCAACCCGACATAAATCAGGATGGCGGATAATAACCCTGTCGGCACATTGATGAGGAAGATCCAATGCCAACTGATATGGTCTACGATCACTCCGCCAAGAAAAGGTCCAATGACAGAACTTAACCCGAAGAGGCCACCGAATACTCCTTGCCATTTGGCTCTTTGTTCCGCCGAGAAGATATCGCCGATGATCGTCTGGGATAAGGGCATGATCATTCCGCCGCCTATGCCTTGCAGCCCCCTGTAAATGATCAATTGCTCCATGGAGGTGGCAGTGGCACATAAAAATGAACCAATCGTGAAAATGATCGTACCAAGCAGGTAGAGCGATCGCCTGCCATATAGATCAGAAAGCTTTCCAACAATCGGTACAACAGTCGTTGAAGCTATTAAATAGGCAGTCGTTACCCAAGCGAATATGGTAAAACCATTCAATTGCCCGATAATCGTCGGCATGGCCGTCCCGACTATCGTCTGTTCCAATGAACTGAAAAACATTCCAATGATCAACCCTGTTAAGACAAGCCTGGTATTGACTGCTTTTTTCTCCATTTGCATACCATTTCCCCATTCCTCAAACT
Coding sequences within:
- a CDS encoding galactosyldiacylglycerol synthase, whose protein sequence is MKKILFLPLFRMQSGHHQVAEALMDMLKKHSNGIAFKKVDLISYTNNSLEKMVTTGYLKWIRYAPETYNLAYKNLFYVPTSKEWAFKWYQTIFLRKMEQLIAEEKPDLIVCTHGFPSYLLSQLKIKGKCNIPIINVYTDYFINNVWGTQGIDAHFLPSQEAKEKLMSMREIPKQKMMVTGIPVHEDITKIASEPKTSDRPKILISGGNSGLGGILNIAAQLKTSTEFDYFVLCGNNNKLYDEIQSWNLAHIKPLSYISSRVEMNKLYEEVDAIVTKPGGVTISEALRKRLPIFVHSMLPGQEEINLKYLNEQKLVFELNQKRPFEQQMKETLLNQELMEKWTTSIESYHKEIELDKPEGMVEVMKLIINLEEASDLPYMSSQTKVI
- a CDS encoding acyltransferase, which translates into the protein MNRNEKGYMEYGFYKKYWIKLNKMVLRNIGGLLPQSDHPFGKILGRNFRNFVARQIVVEFGKGISVERGANLQEGVILKDGCTVGINCLVGADAVIGKNSKLAPDCIVYTRNKQFHKDVGRFYDYSPIQPVIIRDNCWIGARVIILPGVEIGESCVVGAGAVVTKSMPPFSVVAGNPAKVMKSLLEEENKT
- a CDS encoding IS1182 family transposase, whose amino-acid sequence is MLSKHDSIQRDQLEMITLDQLVPPNHLVRKMEAAIDFTFIYDLVKDMYSEVGRPSIDPVILVKLTFIQYTFGIRSMRKTIEEVETNMAYRWFLGYGFHDKVPHFSTFGKNYERRFKDTDLFEQIFCRILMTAANKKVISVEHVFVDSTHVKASANKRKFEKKIVRKETRAYQGRLQEEINQDRENHGKKPFPPDKFDKEETKAIKESTTDPESGYYVKDERTKQFAYSFHAAADGNGFVLGTIVTPGNTHDSHILEPLVEQVIEKVGKPEAVAADAAYKTPAITSYLFNKEITPALPYTRPRTKEGFFRKHDYVYDEHFDCYLCPSGETLKYSTTNKEGYREYKSPKQICATCSFLSRCTESKDHQKVVTRHIWQAYVEEADHLRHHQEVKPIYAKRKETIERVFADAKEKHGMRWTTLRGLKKLSMQAMLTFAAMNVKKMATWTWQGPKTA
- a CDS encoding DNA-3-methyladenine glycosylase, with translation MTEITNHSILSGDFYEQPTLELAKSLLGCLLVKETPTGTASGFIVETEAYMGPLDRAAHSFGNRRTKRTEVMFGKSGLIYTYVMHTHTLVNVVSGGAGNPEAILIRAVEPYSGLETMQERRGIADMRKWTNGPGKLTKALGITMEDYGRSYTAPPLYLAVGKQPEHISCGPRIGIDNSGEAKDYPWRFWVTGSPYISRTRTINKG
- a CDS encoding MDR family MFS transporter, with product MQMEKKAVNTRLVLTGLIIGMFFSSLEQTIVGTAMPTIIGQLNGFTIFAWVTTAYLIASTTVVPIVGKLSDLYGRRSLYLLGTIIFTIGSFLCATATSMEQLIIYRGLQGIGGGMIMPLSQTIIGDIFSAEQRAKWQGVFGGLFGLSSVIGPFLGGVIVDHISWHWIFLINVPTGLLSAILIYVGLKHESISKTEKVNIDYLGIFTLIPGIVLLLLGLTFGGDKFDWASLESLLIFGFTIIFISLFIIFERKAVEPILDLALFKNRVFATTNILGFLLGLGMFGAIMFVPLFMQGVLGVSPTKAGSTMTPMMVGLILSSIVGGRLLLTFRFRTVLTFGMAIATLGFFLMSTMDGSTTIYTAYSFMAVLGIGMGLVMPTLMIAVQNEFPKSQLGSVTAASTFFRSIGGTMGITILNAVMNHNLQKNMDDAALSEKNPILHEALTALADKTDKLFNIMLYPENLKVPAEVGSVLIKTIENAWIDAFSSVFVTGIFFVAAGILVALSVGSGRIKKDQETEKELS
- a CDS encoding thiamine pyrophosphate-binding protein; amino-acid sequence: MENRTLGQYLYDCLKGEGITEIFGVPGDYNFSLLDTLEEYEGIEFINGRNELNVGYAADAYARVKGISALITTFGVGEMSACNAVAGAYSEDVPLIHIVGSPKSMMQKKKAIAHHTLMDGDFDVFRKVYEHITGYTVVLTPENAAREIPAAIRIAKSKKKPVYMVVAIDLVTKPLLSHSEPLENEAKTNQVALQAAVEQIQKMLEPVKKAALLVDMKTLRYNLGESVQELAERFNVPVASLMQGKSGFDESHPQYIGVYGGAFGSQEVTKTVEEADCIIAVGPVWSDTNTSKETAKLDRLKMVEIQPDSLKVGAASYMNVKAEDILDALKDIGFRQEESVTAIAFPYDTMAGDSSAPLNAASYYPRIQQMLKEDDIVVTETGTFSYGMSQVRLPKGVTYIAQGGWQSIGYATPAAFGACIADKNRRVLLFTGDGSIQLTAQEISSMLENGCKPIIFILNNDGYTIEKFLNVKVDIEKQKYNEIPAWNYTKLPEAFGQEAFTARVETNRELDDAISNAQDLNGEKLCLIELIVKDPMDGPEYMQKMRQYLEKQEN
- a CDS encoding DedA family protein, translated to MNIDTILHFINIYGYLIIFLFLFLGIVGIPAPEESLLFLIGVLIVQDKLAFGLSVLSAFLGAFIGMLVAYVCGKYVGYPFINKYGKYVGITNERWEKAKINYMENIQKTIVFGFYIPGMRQISPYFAGISNIPFRKFFFLSLLGTFLWTVPFIVAGYYMGNAFNINPEYVPYLGVFFLFIFVLYGTFKYIKRKKQKSSN
- a CDS encoding polysaccharide deacetylase family protein is translated as MVIWMVGFTILLALFLLYTLVPTVLIRGFGLGITKNIKKNGGVALTFDDGPNPEYTIRLLDLLNKYEVKASFFVVGSKVKKNPEIIKRMHEDGHVIGIHHFDHVSSWVLSPFQLKKQLGMTEKAITECTKEKVGFYRPPWGHFNIFTPILSKNYRVIMWSAIFGDWKVDNCRNNLLERLRTTSNEGEILLLHDCGETLGADKEAPLHMIENLEIYLRESKEKGTKFVTLRDI